One window from the genome of Deltaproteobacteria bacterium encodes:
- a CDS encoding MaoC family dehydratase N-terminal domain-containing protein → MRAIADALLAYEADFGPVTVTAEMIASYARAVGDAATVAGPLTEAPPTFCLTLRGGPGPGIPLPPTMFSLYGGHEIELHRPIFTGGRYWVHERVADVYEKSGRSGSLVVVVRESTIRDESGELVVRVVDRQIVRERSGAGGAAG, encoded by the coding sequence ATGCGTGCCATCGCAGACGCCCTGCTGGCGTACGAAGCCGATTTCGGGCCGGTAACCGTCACGGCCGAGATGATTGCGAGCTACGCTCGGGCGGTTGGCGATGCGGCGACGGTGGCGGGCCCGCTCACCGAAGCGCCGCCGACCTTTTGCCTGACGTTGCGTGGCGGGCCGGGGCCGGGCATCCCGCTGCCGCCGACGATGTTCTCGCTCTACGGCGGACATGAGATCGAGTTGCACCGGCCGATCTTCACCGGCGGGCGTTATTGGGTTCACGAAAGGGTAGCGGACGTCTACGAGAAGAGCGGCCGCAGTGGGTCACTCGTTGTGGTGGTGCGCGAGTCGACGATTCGGGACGAGAGCGGAGAACTGGTGGTCCGTGTGGTCGACCGGCAAATCGTCCGCGAACGTTCCGGCGCCGGCGGTGCTGCTGGGTGA
- a CDS encoding SDR family oxidoreductase, with translation MNNPLDFTGKVIIVTGGGKGVGRGIATGFLDAGAEVVICGRNQPDALPSGGGKQALFVAGDIRQIEAIDAIVAFTTERFGHLDVLVNNAGGAPPADAGTASPRFSESILRLNLIAPLNFAQRANTVMQQQETGGAIINIASVSGIRPSPGAAAYGAAKAGLLSLTQSLAVEWAPKVRVNAITAGMIRTEQSHLHYGDEAGIAAVAATVPLSRLGEPEDVGDVCLFLASPLARYVSGASILLHGGGERPAYLNAAKKPRD, from the coding sequence ATGAACAACCCGCTCGACTTCACAGGCAAGGTCATCATCGTCACCGGCGGCGGCAAGGGAGTGGGCCGCGGCATCGCGACAGGTTTTCTCGACGCCGGCGCCGAGGTCGTGATCTGCGGGCGCAATCAGCCTGACGCCCTGCCGAGCGGCGGTGGCAAGCAGGCGCTCTTCGTCGCGGGCGACATTCGGCAGATCGAAGCGATCGACGCAATCGTCGCCTTCACCACCGAGCGCTTCGGTCATCTCGACGTCCTCGTGAACAACGCCGGCGGCGCGCCGCCAGCCGACGCGGGAACCGCATCGCCGCGCTTCTCGGAATCCATCCTGCGGCTTAACCTGATTGCTCCGCTCAACTTCGCCCAGCGTGCCAACACGGTGATGCAGCAGCAAGAGACGGGCGGCGCGATCATCAACATCGCCAGCGTCAGCGGCATCCGGCCCTCGCCCGGTGCGGCCGCCTACGGCGCGGCCAAGGCGGGCCTGTTGAGTCTCACCCAATCACTGGCGGTGGAATGGGCGCCCAAGGTGCGCGTCAACGCCATCACCGCCGGCATGATTCGGACGGAACAGTCGCACCTGCATTACGGCGACGAAGCCGGCATCGCCGCCGTCGCCGCCACAGTCCCGTTGAGCCGCCTCGGCGAGCCCGAGGACGTGGGCGATGTCTGCCTGTTCCTCGCCTCACCGCTGGCCCGTTACGTCAGCGGGGCGAGCATTCTGCTGCACGGCGGCGGCGAACGGCCCGCGTACCTGAATGCCGCGAAGAAGCCGCGCGACTGA